The following proteins are encoded in a genomic region of Saccharopolyspora antimicrobica:
- a CDS encoding methyltransferase: protein MSSESPDIWAMADLATPFAVRTAATLRVPDVVKDGPLPLAEIARRCHAVADPLGRVLRFLVHHGMFTEPEPDVFGPNDASNALRSDLVDGPRSWLDLDGAVGRADLAFVELIEQVRGHHPAYAAAFGRSFWEDLAHNPQLSDSFDTLMENKTHGIAPLVADAHDWTRYARVADVGGGKGVLLAELLRRYPQLRGVLVDLPGPAHHATAYLREQDVLERAEVVAASFFEPLPTRADAVIICDVLGDWDDEDAAQILRHCGQAMEPGGRVLIVELLPDTDRMATFTEMDLRMMVYVGGRMRDLDRTQQVAAAAGLSVEDFTPLDNGYAIIECRSAP from the coding sequence ATGTCCTCCGAATCACCGGACATCTGGGCGATGGCCGACCTGGCCACGCCGTTCGCGGTTCGGACCGCGGCCACCCTGCGCGTGCCCGACGTGGTCAAGGACGGTCCGCTACCGCTCGCCGAGATCGCGCGCCGGTGCCACGCCGTGGCCGATCCGCTGGGCCGGGTGCTGCGTTTCCTGGTGCACCACGGCATGTTCACCGAACCGGAGCCCGACGTCTTCGGCCCCAACGACGCCTCCAACGCGCTGCGCAGCGATCTGGTCGACGGGCCGCGCTCCTGGCTCGACCTCGACGGTGCGGTCGGCCGCGCCGATCTCGCGTTCGTCGAACTCATCGAGCAGGTGCGCGGGCACCACCCCGCGTACGCGGCAGCGTTCGGACGGTCCTTCTGGGAGGACCTGGCGCACAACCCGCAGCTGTCGGACTCCTTCGACACCTTGATGGAGAACAAGACCCACGGGATCGCTCCGCTGGTCGCCGACGCGCACGACTGGACCCGTTACGCGCGGGTCGCCGACGTCGGCGGCGGCAAGGGCGTGCTGCTCGCCGAGCTCCTCCGCCGGTACCCGCAGCTGCGCGGTGTCCTGGTCGATCTGCCCGGGCCCGCCCACCACGCCACCGCCTACCTGCGGGAGCAGGACGTCCTGGAACGAGCCGAGGTGGTGGCGGCGAGCTTCTTCGAACCACTGCCCACCCGCGCCGACGCGGTGATCATCTGCGATGTCCTGGGCGACTGGGACGACGAGGACGCCGCCCAGATCCTGCGGCACTGCGGCCAGGCGATGGAACCCGGCGGCCGGGTGCTGATCGTCGAACTGCTGCCCGACACCGACCGGATGGCCACGTTCACCGAGATGGACCTGCGCATGATGGTCTACGTCGGCGGCCGGATGCGCGACCTCGACCGCACCCAGCAGGTCGCGGCCGCGGCCGGGCTGTCCGTCGAGGACTTCACCCCGCTGGACAACGGCTACGCGATCATCGAGTGCCGCTCCGCGCCCTAG
- a CDS encoding Uma2 family endonuclease, whose amino-acid sequence MSIDLGGRRFTVQDLEAFPEDGRRYELVDGELLVGAAAGWPHQEALGALFVRLHRASPPEYRVLAAPFAVRQDLYTELRPDLVVARYADLTLKNLQAAPVLAVEVASPSSRLNDISLRKAAHARLGSQHFWLVDPDLEVPSVTAWELVGGSDYQRVARVVGEELFEPERPFPVRFAPADLVAGLRP is encoded by the coding sequence ATGTCGATCGATCTTGGTGGCCGTCGGTTCACGGTCCAGGACCTGGAGGCGTTTCCGGAGGACGGGCGCCGGTACGAGCTGGTCGACGGTGAGCTGCTGGTGGGCGCGGCAGCCGGGTGGCCGCACCAGGAGGCGCTGGGTGCCCTGTTCGTCCGCCTGCATAGGGCGAGTCCGCCCGAATACCGGGTGCTCGCCGCGCCGTTCGCGGTGCGGCAGGACCTCTACACCGAGCTGCGTCCGGACCTCGTGGTCGCGCGCTACGCCGATCTGACGTTGAAGAACCTGCAGGCCGCGCCGGTGCTGGCGGTCGAGGTCGCATCGCCGAGCAGCAGGCTGAACGACATCAGCCTGCGGAAGGCCGCCCACGCCAGGTTGGGCAGCCAGCACTTCTGGCTCGTCGACCCGGACCTGGAGGTGCCGTCGGTGACGGCGTGGGAGCTGGTCGGCGGCAGCGACTACCAGCGGGTGGCGCGGGTGGTCGGCGAGGAGCTGTTCGAGCCGGAACGACCATTCCCGGTCCGGTTCGCCCCCGCCGACCTGGTGGCCGGGCTGCGGCCCTGA
- a CDS encoding CoA-acylating methylmalonate-semialdehyde dehydrogenase, with translation MTNELEHFIGGKRVAGTSGSFGDVFDPNTGQVQARVPLASEAEVVAAVDNAAEAQPAWAALNPQKRARVLMRFLQLVNEEMDSLARLLAAEHGKTVADAKGDIQRGLEVVEFAVGIPHLLKGEYSESAGTGIDVYSMRQPLGVVAGITPFNFPAMIPLWKAAPAIACGNAFVLKPSERDPSVPLRLAELFVEAGLPPGIFNVVNGDKTAVDAILTEPRVQAVGFVGSSAIAEYIYTTAAAHGKRAQCFGGAKNHLIVMPDADLDQAVDALIGAGYGSAGERCMAISVAVPVGEATANALVEKLVERVGELKIGTSFDADADFGPLVTGQARQRVLDLIGAGVEEGAQLLVDGRDFALAGHEDGFFLGASLFDHVTPEMRIYREEIFGPVLSVVRAADYDEALRLPSEHEYGNGVAIFTRDGDAAREFVSRVNTGMVGVNVPIPVPIAYHTFGGWKRSGFGDLNQHGPDSIRFYTKTKTVTSRWPSGLKEGASFTIPTMH, from the coding sequence ATGACCAACGAGCTGGAGCACTTCATCGGCGGCAAGCGCGTCGCGGGGACCTCGGGTTCCTTCGGCGACGTGTTCGATCCCAACACCGGGCAGGTGCAGGCCCGGGTGCCGCTGGCGTCGGAGGCGGAGGTCGTGGCGGCGGTCGACAACGCCGCCGAGGCGCAGCCGGCCTGGGCCGCGCTCAACCCGCAGAAGCGGGCGCGGGTGCTGATGCGCTTCCTGCAGCTGGTCAACGAGGAGATGGACTCGCTGGCCCGGCTGCTGGCCGCCGAGCACGGCAAGACCGTCGCCGACGCCAAGGGCGACATCCAGCGCGGGCTGGAGGTCGTCGAGTTCGCCGTCGGCATCCCGCACCTGCTCAAGGGCGAGTACAGCGAGAGCGCGGGCACCGGCATCGACGTGTACTCGATGCGGCAGCCGCTGGGCGTGGTCGCGGGCATCACGCCGTTCAACTTCCCGGCGATGATCCCGCTGTGGAAGGCCGCACCGGCCATCGCCTGCGGCAACGCCTTCGTGCTCAAGCCCTCCGAGCGGGACCCCTCGGTGCCGCTGCGGCTGGCCGAGCTGTTCGTCGAGGCCGGGCTGCCGCCGGGCATCTTCAACGTGGTCAACGGCGACAAGACCGCGGTCGACGCGATCCTGACCGAGCCGCGCGTGCAGGCCGTCGGGTTCGTCGGCTCGTCGGCGATCGCCGAGTACATCTACACCACCGCCGCGGCCCACGGGAAGCGCGCGCAGTGCTTCGGCGGCGCCAAGAACCACCTGATCGTGATGCCCGATGCCGATCTCGACCAGGCCGTCGACGCGCTGATCGGCGCCGGCTACGGCTCGGCGGGGGAGCGCTGCATGGCCATCTCGGTGGCCGTGCCGGTCGGCGAGGCCACCGCGAACGCGCTGGTGGAGAAGCTGGTCGAGCGGGTCGGCGAGCTCAAGATCGGCACCAGCTTCGACGCCGACGCCGACTTCGGCCCGCTGGTCACCGGGCAGGCCCGGCAGCGGGTGCTGGACCTGATCGGGGCGGGCGTCGAGGAGGGCGCTCAGCTGCTGGTCGACGGTCGCGACTTCGCACTCGCCGGGCACGAGGACGGGTTCTTCCTCGGCGCTTCGCTGTTCGACCACGTCACCCCGGAGATGCGGATCTACCGCGAGGAGATCTTCGGCCCGGTGCTGTCGGTGGTGCGCGCCGCCGACTACGACGAGGCGCTGCGGCTGCCCAGCGAGCACGAGTACGGCAACGGCGTGGCGATCTTCACCCGCGACGGGGACGCGGCCCGCGAGTTCGTCTCCCGGGTCAACACCGGCATGGTCGGCGTGAACGTGCCGATCCCGGTGCCGATCGCCTACCACACCTTCGGCGGCTGGAAGCGCTCCGGATTCGGCGACCTGAACCAGCACGGCCCGGACTCGATCCGCTTCTACACCAAGACCAAGACGGTCACCTCGCGCTGGCCCTCCGGACTGAAGGAAGGCGCCAGCTTCACCATCCCGACCATGCACTGA
- the aceA gene encoding isocitrate lyase produces MSIREQAKQAAEELQRDWDTNPRWKGIERTHSAETVIRLRGSLREEHTLARQGAERLWKLLHETDYVNSLGALTGNQAVQQVRAGLQAIYLSGWQVAADANLAGETYPDQSLYPANSVPSVVRRINNALKRADQINWSEALDPETPGGEREDIHWLAPIVADAEAGFGGVLNAYELMKGMITAGAAGVHWEDQLASEKKCGHLGGKVLIPTSQHVKTLNAARLAADVAGVPSLVIARTDAQAATLLTSDVDERDQQYTTGERTPEGFYKVRNGIEPCITRALAYAPHSDLIWMETSTPDLEVARKFAEAVKAKFPDQMLAYNCSPSFNWKKNLDDATIAKFQRELGHMGYKFQFITLAGFHSLNYGMYDLAKGYAADGMTSYVELQEREFAAEADGYTATRHQREAGTGYFDLISTAVSPDSSTTALAGSTETAQFH; encoded by the coding sequence ATGAGCATCCGCGAGCAGGCGAAGCAGGCCGCTGAGGAGCTGCAGCGCGACTGGGACACCAACCCGCGGTGGAAGGGCATCGAGCGCACCCACTCCGCCGAGACCGTGATCCGCCTCCGCGGCTCGCTGCGCGAGGAGCACACCCTCGCCCGGCAGGGTGCCGAGCGGCTGTGGAAGCTGTTGCACGAGACCGACTACGTCAACTCGCTGGGTGCGCTGACCGGCAACCAGGCGGTCCAGCAGGTCCGCGCCGGTCTGCAGGCCATCTACCTGTCCGGCTGGCAGGTCGCCGCGGACGCCAACCTGGCCGGTGAGACCTACCCGGACCAGAGCCTCTACCCGGCGAACTCGGTCCCCTCGGTGGTCCGCCGGATCAACAACGCGCTCAAGCGCGCCGACCAGATCAACTGGTCCGAGGCGCTGGACCCGGAGACGCCGGGCGGCGAGCGCGAGGACATCCACTGGCTGGCGCCGATCGTCGCCGACGCCGAGGCCGGCTTCGGTGGCGTCCTCAACGCCTACGAGCTGATGAAGGGCATGATCACCGCTGGTGCTGCGGGCGTGCACTGGGAGGACCAGCTGGCCTCCGAGAAGAAGTGCGGCCACCTGGGCGGCAAGGTGCTCATCCCCACCAGCCAGCACGTCAAGACGCTCAACGCGGCGCGGCTGGCCGCGGACGTCGCCGGCGTGCCCAGCCTGGTCATCGCCCGCACCGACGCGCAGGCCGCGACGCTGCTGACCAGCGACGTCGACGAGCGCGACCAGCAGTACACCACCGGTGAGCGCACTCCGGAGGGCTTCTACAAGGTGCGCAACGGCATCGAGCCGTGCATCACCCGCGCGCTGGCCTACGCGCCGCACTCGGACCTGATCTGGATGGAGACCTCCACCCCGGACCTGGAGGTGGCGCGCAAGTTCGCCGAGGCGGTCAAGGCGAAGTTCCCGGACCAGATGCTGGCCTACAACTGCTCGCCGTCGTTCAACTGGAAGAAGAACCTGGACGACGCGACGATCGCCAAGTTCCAGCGGGAGCTGGGCCACATGGGCTACAAGTTCCAGTTCATCACGCTGGCCGGCTTCCACTCGCTGAACTACGGCATGTACGACCTGGCCAAGGGCTACGCGGCGGACGGCATGACCTCCTACGTGGAGCTGCAGGAGCGCGAGTTCGCCGCCGAGGCCGACGGCTACACCGCGACCCGCCACCAGCGCGAGGCGGGCACCGGCTACTTCGACCTGATCAGCACCGCGGTCAGCCCGGACTCCTCGACCACGGCGCTGGCCGGTTCGACCGAGACCGCGCAGTTCCACTGA
- the mmsB gene encoding 3-hydroxyisobutyrate dehydrogenase: protein MAVIGFIGLGHMGGPMSANLVKAGHTVQGYDLIPAALEVATRHGVTTVASVADAVAGADAVITMLPSGKHVLECYDEVLAAAEPGALLIDSSTVDVADARAAHERAVAAGFGSVDAPVSGGTAGAEAGTLTFMVGGSEDDFHRAEPLLEPMARKVIHCGGPGNGQVTKMCNNLILGASMVAVSEAFVLGERLGLSHQALYDVASISTGQCWALTTNCPVPDLVETSRANHDYEPGFAAALMLKDLRLATSAAEQSGTDIAIGRLATELYRRFNEEGGGDQDFAAIIKSVREHSGS, encoded by the coding sequence ATGGCTGTCATCGGTTTCATCGGGCTGGGCCACATGGGCGGTCCGATGTCGGCGAACCTGGTCAAGGCCGGGCACACCGTGCAGGGCTACGACCTGATCCCGGCTGCGCTGGAGGTCGCCACCCGCCACGGCGTGACCACCGTGGCGTCGGTGGCCGACGCGGTGGCGGGTGCCGATGCGGTGATCACCATGCTGCCCAGCGGCAAGCACGTGCTGGAGTGCTACGACGAGGTGCTGGCCGCGGCCGAGCCCGGTGCGCTGCTGATCGATTCGTCCACCGTGGACGTGGCGGACGCGCGGGCGGCGCACGAGCGGGCGGTGGCGGCCGGGTTCGGTTCGGTCGACGCCCCGGTCTCCGGCGGCACCGCCGGTGCCGAGGCGGGCACGCTGACGTTCATGGTCGGCGGTTCCGAGGACGACTTCCACCGCGCCGAACCGCTGCTGGAACCGATGGCGCGCAAGGTGATCCACTGCGGCGGGCCGGGCAACGGCCAGGTCACCAAGATGTGCAACAACCTCATCCTCGGGGCCTCGATGGTCGCGGTGAGCGAAGCGTTCGTGCTCGGCGAGCGGCTCGGGCTCTCGCACCAGGCGCTCTACGACGTGGCCTCGATCTCCACCGGCCAGTGCTGGGCGCTGACCACGAACTGCCCGGTGCCGGACTTGGTGGAGACCAGCCGCGCCAACCACGACTACGAGCCCGGCTTCGCCGCCGCGCTGATGCTCAAGGACCTCCGGCTGGCCACCTCCGCGGCCGAGCAGAGCGGCACCGACATCGCGATCGGCCGGCTGGCCACCGAGCTCTACCGGCGGTTCAACGAGGAGGGCGGCGGCGACCAGGACTTCGCCGCGATCATCAAGTCGGTCCGGGAGCACTCCGGTAGTTGA
- a CDS encoding NUDIX hydrolase, which yields MHLADMADLTRHDAADGVEQQIVAALIDVDGQVLLVRRCAEDSRGGEWEFPGGKVDPGEDLTTALHREVREETGLRVKEITGYLGAFDYTTKKGRFNRQHTWSVLVEPVVEVSLTEHDAYAWVAKPDEFPLGPELAEILEKYLGSEL from the coding sequence ATGCACTTGGCCGACATGGCCGACCTGACTCGCCACGACGCCGCTGACGGTGTCGAGCAGCAGATCGTCGCGGCCCTCATCGACGTCGACGGACAGGTCCTGCTGGTGCGCCGGTGCGCGGAGGACTCCCGCGGCGGGGAGTGGGAGTTCCCCGGCGGCAAGGTCGATCCCGGTGAAGACCTGACCACCGCGCTGCACCGCGAGGTCCGCGAGGAGACCGGCCTCCGGGTCAAGGAGATCACCGGGTACCTGGGTGCCTTCGACTACACGACCAAGAAGGGTCGCTTCAACCGCCAGCACACCTGGTCGGTCCTGGTCGAACCGGTGGTCGAAGTGAGCCTGACCGAGCACGACGCCTACGCCTGGGTGGCGAAGCCCGACGAGTTCCCGCTCGGCCCCGAACTCGCCGAAATCCTCGAGAAGTACCTCGGCTCCGAGCTCTGA
- a CDS encoding GNAT family N-acetyltransferase, whose translation MQTTTRDDLLLRSAGGEDTASLVELLGTAYRDEPRMASLLPDRTHRESRLRKLFSLLLDHEHSTEIAVACGRPQGAAVWERPGGEAPALGRRLAHLPALLSVFRWHLRDTARAIQTFNATDSHRPDEPHWHLFALATAPQARGGGIARALLESGLARADARGTPVYLETTAHAGVAHFERFGFRVIHEFPIAGGLTAYGMWRPARR comes from the coding sequence ATGCAGACCACCACGCGCGACGACCTCCTGCTCCGCTCCGCCGGCGGTGAAGACACCGCGAGCCTCGTGGAGCTGCTCGGCACCGCTTACCGCGACGAGCCCCGCATGGCTTCTCTGCTGCCCGATCGGACGCACCGGGAATCCCGGCTGCGCAAGCTGTTTTCCCTCCTGCTCGACCACGAGCACAGCACCGAGATCGCGGTGGCCTGCGGCCGGCCGCAGGGCGCAGCGGTGTGGGAGCGGCCCGGCGGCGAGGCACCCGCGCTCGGCCGCCGCCTCGCCCACCTCCCCGCACTGCTCTCCGTCTTCCGGTGGCACCTCCGGGACACCGCACGGGCGATCCAGACGTTCAACGCGACCGACAGCCACCGCCCGGACGAGCCGCACTGGCACCTGTTCGCCCTCGCGACCGCGCCGCAGGCGCGCGGCGGCGGAATCGCCCGCGCACTGCTGGAGTCCGGGCTCGCCCGCGCCGACGCCCGCGGCACGCCCGTGTACCTGGAAACCACCGCGCACGCCGGAGTCGCCCACTTCGAGCGGTTCGGCTTCCGGGTGATCCACGAGTTCCCGATCGCCGGCGGCCTGACCGCGTACGGGATGTGGCGCCCGGCCCGGCGCTGA
- a CDS encoding enoyl-CoA hydratase/isomerase family protein → MTEPEVLVREQGSLGRITLNRPKALNSLTLDMVRAMTEAIEQWRNAEHIAAVLIDGAGERGLCAGGDVRALHDAAKAGDESLPTAFWTEEYRLNSALAGYPKPVVGIMDGICMGGGVGISAHGSHRVVTERSKVGMPEVGIGFIPDVGGTYLLSRTPGELGTHLALTGTPIGGADAVHCGIADYFVDSATLPELIDALAGGQVDEVLRKFAAPTPDAPLAEHREWIDAAYSADSVEEVLERLRERPEAAAREAAEAIGQKSPTSLKVTLKALRSGYTSLEEALTQEYRLAMACVRIGDFVEGVRATLVDKDRNPRWTPATLSEVDDARVAEFFAPAADEPKLFG, encoded by the coding sequence ATGACGGAGCCCGAGGTCCTGGTTCGCGAACAGGGTTCGCTCGGACGGATCACGCTCAACCGGCCCAAGGCGCTCAACTCGCTGACCTTGGACATGGTGCGGGCGATGACCGAGGCCATCGAGCAGTGGCGCAACGCCGAGCACATCGCGGCGGTCCTGATCGACGGGGCGGGCGAGCGCGGGTTGTGCGCAGGCGGTGACGTGCGGGCGCTGCACGACGCGGCGAAGGCCGGTGACGAGTCGCTGCCCACCGCGTTCTGGACCGAGGAATACCGGCTCAACTCGGCGCTGGCGGGCTATCCGAAGCCGGTCGTCGGGATCATGGACGGCATCTGCATGGGCGGCGGCGTCGGCATCTCCGCGCACGGCTCGCACCGGGTGGTCACCGAGCGCTCCAAGGTCGGCATGCCGGAGGTCGGCATCGGTTTCATCCCGGACGTCGGCGGCACCTACCTGCTCTCCCGCACGCCCGGCGAGCTCGGCACGCACCTGGCGCTGACCGGTACCCCGATCGGCGGCGCGGACGCGGTGCACTGCGGCATCGCCGACTACTTCGTGGACAGCGCCACCCTGCCTGAGCTCATCGACGCGCTGGCCGGCGGCCAGGTCGACGAGGTGCTGCGCAAGTTCGCCGCGCCCACCCCGGACGCGCCGCTGGCCGAGCACCGGGAGTGGATCGACGCGGCCTACTCGGCCGACAGTGTCGAGGAGGTCCTGGAGCGGCTGCGGGAGCGGCCGGAAGCCGCGGCCCGCGAGGCCGCCGAGGCGATCGGGCAGAAGTCGCCGACCTCGCTCAAGGTCACGCTCAAGGCGCTGCGCAGCGGTTACACCTCGCTGGAGGAGGCGCTCACGCAGGAGTACCGGCTGGCCATGGCCTGCGTGCGGATCGGCGACTTCGTCGAGGGCGTGCGGGCGACCCTGGTCGACAAGGACCGCAATCCGCGGTGGACGCCCGCCACCCTGTCCGAAGTGGACGATGCGCGGGTGGCGGAGTTCTTCGCCCCGGCCGCCGACGAGCCGAAGCTGTTCGGCTGA
- a CDS encoding MOSC domain-containing protein, translating to MGIVQSVNVAVVRTGEWTGRVGRSGIDKQPVDRPVLFEPTGVCGDTVCDRKHHGAWYQAAYAFDREELAHWSRVLGRELVPGNAGENLTLTGVDSSSAVIGERWRIGGAVLRVTGPRTPCRVFAGFWDAQSLVKEFTEHGRTGAYLAVEEAGEITAGDTVEVLSRPQHGVRVAEVFAVSMNRGAELVDHVARGLDDLPEGWRESLAAKVARARSGTR from the coding sequence ATGGGGATCGTCCAGTCGGTGAATGTCGCGGTGGTGCGGACCGGGGAGTGGACCGGGCGCGTCGGGCGCAGCGGTATCGACAAGCAGCCGGTGGATCGTCCGGTCCTGTTCGAGCCGACCGGGGTGTGCGGGGACACGGTGTGCGACCGCAAGCACCACGGTGCGTGGTACCAGGCCGCCTACGCCTTCGACCGGGAGGAACTCGCGCACTGGTCCCGGGTGCTGGGGCGGGAGCTGGTGCCGGGCAACGCGGGGGAGAACCTCACGCTGACCGGCGTCGACAGCAGCTCGGCGGTGATCGGTGAGCGGTGGCGGATCGGCGGGGCGGTGCTCCGGGTGACCGGACCGCGCACCCCGTGCCGGGTCTTCGCCGGGTTCTGGGACGCCCAGTCGCTGGTCAAGGAGTTCACCGAGCACGGCAGGACCGGGGCCTACCTCGCGGTGGAGGAGGCGGGTGAGATCACCGCCGGGGACACCGTCGAGGTGCTCTCGCGCCCGCAGCACGGCGTGCGGGTGGCCGAGGTGTTCGCGGTGTCGATGAACCGCGGCGCGGAGCTGGTCGACCACGTCGCGCGTGGCCTGGACGATCTCCCGGAGGGCTGGCGCGAGTCGCTCGCCGCCAAGGTGGCTAGGGCGCGGAGCGGCACTCGATGA
- a CDS encoding ArsR/SmtB family transcription factor — protein sequence MGTDDLTHAAALFRAMGHPIRLGMLERLRREGEICACDFTDHFGVSQPTISGHLRTLRDAGLVRTRRDGTQICYSLAPDGLEVVRRMSDALCTAE from the coding sequence GTGGGCACCGACGATCTGACGCACGCCGCGGCGCTGTTCCGGGCGATGGGGCACCCCATCCGCCTCGGCATGCTCGAGCGCCTGCGCCGGGAGGGCGAGATCTGCGCCTGCGACTTCACCGATCACTTCGGCGTCAGCCAGCCGACGATCTCCGGGCACCTGCGCACGCTCCGGGACGCGGGTCTCGTGCGCACCCGCCGCGATGGCACCCAGATCTGCTACTCGTTGGCCCCGGACGGGTTGGAAGTCGTCCGCCGGATGTCTGACGCGCTCTGCACGGCCGAATAG
- a CDS encoding isobutyryl-CoA dehydrogenase, whose amino-acid sequence MSVAAVAGPASAFELTDDQRAIRDAAREFAAEQLAPHAVEWDQAKHFPVETLRLAGQLGMGGIYVDESVGGSGLSRFDSALIFEALAGGDPSIAAYISIHNMCAGMIDRFGTDAQRARWLPQLCSMERLASYCLTEPGAGSDAAALQTRAVRDGDDYLLTGVKQFISGGGSSDVYVVMARTGEQGAKGISTFVVEAGAPGLSFGANEKKMGWNAQPTRQVIFDGVRVPADQRLGEEGIGFRIAMTGLDGGRLSIGACSLGGAQAALDKSLGYVRERTAFGVKLSEFEALQFKLADMATELEAARLLLWRAASALDAKEPAATRLCAMAKRLATDTGFAVANEALQIHGGYGYLAEYGLEKIVRDLRVHQILEGTNEIMRLIVSRGLLAE is encoded by the coding sequence GTGTCCGTTGCAGCGGTTGCCGGCCCGGCGTCGGCGTTCGAGCTCACCGACGACCAGCGCGCGATCCGCGATGCCGCGCGGGAGTTCGCCGCCGAACAGCTCGCGCCGCACGCGGTGGAGTGGGATCAGGCCAAGCACTTCCCGGTCGAGACGCTGCGGCTGGCCGGGCAGCTCGGCATGGGCGGGATCTACGTCGACGAATCGGTCGGCGGCAGCGGCCTCAGCCGGTTCGACTCGGCGCTGATCTTCGAGGCGCTGGCCGGCGGTGATCCGTCGATCGCCGCCTACATCTCCATCCACAACATGTGCGCGGGCATGATCGACCGCTTCGGCACCGACGCGCAGCGCGCCCGCTGGTTGCCGCAGCTGTGCTCGATGGAGCGCCTGGCGAGCTACTGCCTCACCGAGCCGGGAGCCGGTTCGGACGCCGCCGCGCTGCAGACGCGTGCGGTCCGCGACGGCGACGACTACCTGCTCACCGGCGTCAAGCAGTTCATCTCCGGTGGCGGCAGCTCGGACGTCTACGTGGTGATGGCCCGCACCGGCGAGCAGGGCGCGAAGGGCATCTCGACCTTCGTCGTCGAAGCCGGTGCGCCGGGGCTGTCGTTCGGGGCGAACGAGAAGAAGATGGGCTGGAACGCCCAGCCCACCAGGCAGGTGATCTTCGACGGTGTCCGGGTGCCCGCCGACCAGCGGCTCGGCGAGGAGGGCATCGGCTTCCGGATCGCGATGACCGGGCTGGACGGCGGACGGCTCAGCATCGGCGCGTGCTCGCTGGGCGGAGCGCAGGCCGCGCTGGACAAGAGCCTCGGCTACGTGCGGGAGCGCACCGCCTTCGGCGTCAAGCTCAGCGAGTTCGAGGCGCTGCAGTTCAAGCTGGCCGACATGGCCACCGAGCTGGAGGCCGCCCGGTTGCTGCTGTGGCGGGCGGCGTCGGCGCTGGACGCCAAGGAACCCGCGGCGACCCGGCTGTGCGCGATGGCCAAGCGGCTGGCCACCGACACGGGTTTCGCGGTGGCCAACGAAGCACTTCAGATCCACGGTGGTTACGGCTACCTTGCCGAGTACGGCCTGGAGAAGATCGTCCGCGACCTGCGGGTGCATCAGATCCTGGAAGGCACCAACGAGATCATGCGCCTGATCGTCTCCCGGGGCCTGCTGGCGGAGTGA
- a CDS encoding VOC family protein, with the protein MTSGVNELVLEVADLAAAERFYTEVLGFPVIERWEGEHWRHREAVWVLAGGTRIGLWKPALGIARARGGVHVHYALSVDDQEYDAVVERIRGLGVQVDEVEFGPGNARSAYVADPDHNVVEFWTWDVTAGSPGAPRAISEAVPGL; encoded by the coding sequence ATGACGTCAGGTGTGAACGAGCTGGTCCTGGAGGTGGCGGACCTGGCCGCCGCCGAGCGCTTCTACACCGAGGTGCTCGGCTTTCCCGTCATCGAGCGCTGGGAAGGCGAGCACTGGCGGCACCGGGAGGCGGTCTGGGTGCTGGCCGGAGGAACCCGGATAGGCCTGTGGAAGCCGGCCCTCGGCATCGCGCGCGCCCGCGGCGGCGTGCACGTGCACTACGCGCTGTCCGTGGACGACCAGGAGTACGACGCGGTGGTCGAGCGGATTCGCGGCCTCGGTGTGCAGGTGGACGAGGTCGAGTTCGGCCCGGGCAACGCGCGCTCGGCGTACGTGGCCGATCCGGACCACAACGTCGTCGAGTTCTGGACCTGGGACGTGACCGCGGGCAGCCCCGGCGCTCCGCGCGCGATCAGCGAAGCCGTTCCCGGGCTCTGA